A window of Pedobacter lusitanus contains these coding sequences:
- a CDS encoding sensor histidine kinase: MLTQPNKELLASLIDGEVLYHNAPCGYLSFLPNGNIIKVNRTLLLWLGYQEQEIVGHHIHILFSKGGQIHFEMFFQPLIAVNQEVKELSYTILKKDGTPLSTLLSASVLKNNVGETLAINVVITDISYRKSYEDELLRAKKRSEGEKRRLQFLADLIPEIIWTTDETGNIDYVNKRFSQYFNEVSFEAIPSEVLSKVHPEDRRLLIRHHLESIKSLNDLNVEVRLETTTGKYEWHLIKASRFTDEEGFDNKWFGSCTNIDFHVLALKKKDEFINIACHELKTPVTSLKASLQLLDRLKSQPDNKMLPQLIERAGKNATKIHLLIDDLLNVSQMSEGHLQLNKSVVDVYEFISDCTANINQDGYHITIKSKGRLEAQFDSARIEQVVVNFINNAIKYAPESKEIEIHLDIVDDQVKISVQDFGPGIPADKLDFLFQRYYRADNPGTNYTGLGLGLYICSEIIKRHEGKIGVESQIGIGSKFWFTLPLAK; this comes from the coding sequence TTGTTAACTCAACCAAATAAAGAATTGCTCGCCTCTTTAATAGACGGAGAAGTATTATATCACAATGCTCCCTGCGGCTATTTATCTTTCCTGCCGAATGGAAATATCATAAAAGTAAACAGGACGCTCCTATTATGGCTTGGTTACCAGGAACAGGAAATTGTAGGCCATCATATTCATATCTTATTTTCAAAAGGCGGACAGATCCATTTCGAGATGTTTTTTCAACCCCTGATTGCCGTTAATCAGGAAGTCAAAGAACTTAGCTATACCATTTTAAAGAAAGATGGAACGCCCCTTTCCACATTACTCAGTGCCTCAGTCCTTAAAAATAATGTCGGAGAAACCCTGGCCATCAACGTCGTCATTACAGATATTTCTTACAGGAAATCATATGAGGACGAATTACTACGTGCAAAAAAAAGATCTGAAGGAGAGAAAAGGCGATTGCAGTTCCTTGCTGATTTAATTCCTGAAATTATCTGGACAACTGACGAAACAGGAAATATAGATTATGTAAATAAAAGGTTCTCCCAATATTTCAATGAGGTTAGTTTTGAAGCAATTCCATCAGAAGTGCTCTCCAAAGTACATCCCGAAGATCGAAGACTTTTAATCAGACATCACCTGGAAAGCATAAAATCTTTAAATGATCTAAATGTAGAAGTCCGTCTGGAAACCACAACAGGAAAATACGAATGGCATCTTATTAAAGCGTCCCGTTTTACGGATGAAGAGGGATTTGACAATAAATGGTTTGGGTCCTGTACAAATATTGATTTCCATGTACTTGCACTAAAAAAGAAGGACGAATTTATCAATATTGCCTGTCACGAATTAAAAACTCCGGTCACCAGTCTGAAGGCCTCACTTCAGCTTCTCGACAGACTGAAAAGTCAACCTGACAACAAAATGTTACCGCAATTAATAGAAAGAGCAGGCAAAAATGCAACTAAAATTCATTTGCTCATTGATGATTTATTGAACGTCAGCCAAATGAGTGAAGGACATCTGCAATTGAATAAAAGTGTTGTTGATGTTTATGAGTTTATTAGCGACTGTACTGCAAACATTAACCAGGATGGATACCATATAACCATAAAATCAAAAGGCCGGCTGGAAGCACAGTTTGATTCTGCCAGAATTGAACAGGTGGTTGTCAATTTCATCAATAATGCTATTAAATATGCCCCGGAAAGTAAGGAAATAGAAATTCACCTGGACATAGTCGATGATCAGGTTAAGATTTCAGTTCAGGATTTCGGTCCCGGGATACCTGCTGACAAATTAGATTTTCTGTTCCAGCGCTATTATCGTGCTGATAATCCAGGTACAAATTATACAGGATTAGGACTGGGATTATATATTTGCTCAGAAATCATAAAAAGACACGAAGGAAAAATCGGCGTAGAAAGTCAAATTGGCATTGGTAGCAAATTTTGGTTCACTTTACCTCTGGCAAAATAA
- a CDS encoding alpha/beta fold hydrolase: MNSNSVISRNNVNIIGNGSKVILFAHGFGCAQNSWQYIVNSFTDEYKVVLFDYVGSGQSDLTHYRSDKYSKLNGYAQDIIDICEELKISDAIFIAHSVSCMIGLLAAIEKPHFFEQLILLGPSPKYINTEDYIGGFEQADLEELFKFMDSNYLGWSSALAPAIMGNPDRPELGQFLTNSFCSTDPDIAREFARATFFSDNRDDLQKLNIKSLTLQCSDDIIAPASVGNFVNKHLRNNTLVMMEATGHCPHISEPVETVRLIKEFIA, encoded by the coding sequence ATGAATTCAAATTCAGTGATTTCAAGAAATAATGTAAACATCATTGGAAATGGCTCCAAAGTGATTCTTTTTGCACATGGATTTGGATGTGCCCAGAATTCCTGGCAATATATTGTGAACAGTTTTACAGACGAATATAAAGTGGTGTTATTTGATTATGTAGGTTCCGGTCAATCCGACCTGACCCATTACAGATCAGACAAGTACAGCAAATTAAATGGTTATGCACAGGATATTATTGATATATGTGAAGAGCTCAAAATTTCAGATGCAATCTTCATCGCGCATTCCGTCAGCTGTATGATCGGTCTGCTTGCCGCTATAGAAAAACCACATTTTTTTGAGCAGCTTATACTCCTTGGTCCGTCGCCAAAATATATCAATACAGAAGATTATATTGGTGGGTTTGAACAGGCCGACCTGGAAGAGCTATTCAAATTCATGGACAGCAATTATTTAGGCTGGTCCAGTGCTTTAGCTCCTGCAATAATGGGAAATCCTGACCGGCCGGAATTGGGGCAGTTTCTGACAAACAGCTTTTGTTCAACTGATCCGGATATAGCGAGAGAATTTGCCAGAGCAACTTTCTTTTCAGACAACCGCGACGATCTGCAAAAGCTGAATATTAAAAGTTTAACCTTGCAATGCTCAGATGATATCATCGCACCGGCATCTGTAGGAAATTTTGTAAATAAGCATTTACGGAACAATACACTGGTCATGATGGAGGCTACCGGACATTGCCCCCATATCAGTGAACCCGTAGAAACTGTCAGACTGATTAAAGAATTTATTGCATAA
- a CDS encoding LytR/AlgR family response regulator transcription factor: protein MNCLIVDNQMICRNIMKKLIDLDVSLVLIGECSDAVDALKIIQDHHVDIIFLDIEMPGISGIELVRILDDKRPMIIFTTSKTEYAAEAFDLNVLDFLVKPVTPARFIKSVEKAKELIKIRDVILHKEDGFVFIRDSNIVKRIKINDILYMEANKDYVKIYLSNQTYSIHSSLKSVEEKLSQNIFLRIHRSFIINISKVDTIKGGTLIINNNMIPVSDAYRSMLNKRMRIL from the coding sequence ATGAATTGCTTAATTGTCGACAATCAGATGATATGTCGTAATATCATGAAAAAACTGATTGATTTAGATGTTTCTTTAGTATTAATTGGTGAATGTTCTGATGCAGTTGATGCGCTTAAAATAATTCAGGACCACCATGTTGATATTATCTTTTTAGATATTGAAATGCCTGGCATAAGTGGGATCGAGCTGGTAAGGATTTTAGATGATAAGCGACCAATGATCATTTTTACGACGTCCAAAACTGAGTATGCCGCTGAGGCATTTGACCTCAATGTACTCGATTTTCTAGTCAAACCAGTTACTCCTGCCAGGTTTATAAAATCTGTTGAAAAAGCAAAAGAACTTATAAAAATCAGAGATGTAATTCTCCATAAGGAGGATGGCTTTGTTTTTATCCGTGATTCGAATATTGTTAAAAGGATTAAAATAAATGATATTTTATATATGGAAGCGAACAAAGACTATGTAAAGATCTATCTTTCAAATCAAACTTATTCTATTCATTCCTCCTTAAAGTCTGTCGAAGAAAAGCTTTCTCAGAACATTTTTTTAAGGATACACAGGTCATTTATTATCAATATAAGTAAAGTAGATACTATTAAAGGCGGGACGCTCATTATTAATAATAATATGATACCTGTATCTGATGCTTACAGGTCTATGCTGAACAAACGTATGCGGATTCTTTAG